In Nasonia vitripennis strain AsymCx chromosome 2, Nvit_psr_1.1, whole genome shotgun sequence, a genomic segment contains:
- the LOC100678671 gene encoding uncharacterized protein LOC100678671 isoform X1, translated as MSDNRYSDSDSSSGDDELKEFVLVEFIHRGRKKKCESADIVPSKWLEFDNTRKRCLTKFLESPYGPEDIEMLHTLVKEKADAPENWPVYPVEVRGRASTYERAVEKIGTLEKGGNAFTTDDESASEIKSKMHNAVRQKQLKAQAKLLTEKFLPGNKVTNNYSQKNDKESTSESSCGIQRRVDFAVPSTSGIPSRSTNAHETQQPKEATVSINGLHTDNGLRPAQEPVNNLDAVELELNNDDNNENQELHEPIDNLVRQLNIPIVQLGNYESKSDFETLVLTKLNQITLKLDDIITSLKDVQKKQNDTDTFLMDKSVVQHQGKTKIDFLKKYKLKLPIEDMETFKIFDASLTVGDQFLKADVYIELTSLVDELGCITKSFSAMMKRFIAKDVAVQFTAARKARDPTKEQGAGKFKDTALFQCMSVVMVSASKKRNVLVSNKDLIRGLSSIVCGAKKWE; from the exons ATGTCTGATAACAGATACAGTGACTCTGACAGCAGCAGTGGAGATGATGAATTGAAAGAGTTTGTCCTGGTGGAGTTCATACACCgtggaagaaaaaagaagtgtGAATCTGCAGATATTGTGCCTTCAAAATGGTTGGAATTTGATAACACACGCAAGCGATGCCTTACCAAGTTTCTAGAATCTCCATATGGACCTGAAGATATTGAGATGCTACACACTTTAGTTAAAGAAAAAGCAGATGCACCAGAAAATTGGCCAGTTTATCCAGTCGAAGTAAGGGGACGAGCAA GTACTTATGAAAGAGCAGTGGAAAAAATTGGAACGTTGGAAAAAGGAGGAAATGCCTTTACAACCGATGATGAAAGTGCCTCAGAAATCAAGTCCAAGATGCATAACGCTGTTCGCCAAAAGCAATTAAAAGCACAAGCAAAGCTTTTAACAGAGAAGTTTTTACCAGGAAATAAAGTGacgaataattattctcaaaaaaatgataaagagTCAACCTCGGAGTCAAGTTGTGGTATTCAGAGACGAGTCGACTTTGCAG TACCAAGTACATCAGGAATACCAAGTAGATCTACAAATGCTCATGAAACCCAGCAACCTAAAGAAGCTACGGTATCTATTAATGGACTACACACTGATAATGGACTACGCCCAGCCCAAGAACCAGTTAACAATTTGGATGCTGTCGAACTTGAGCTCAACAACGATGACAACAATGAAAATCAAGAGTTGCATGAACCTATTGATAACTTGGTACGACAACTGAATATTCCAATAGTTCAATTGGGAAATTATGAAAGCAAGTCTG atTTTGAGACATTAGTGTTGACTAAACTTAATCAGATCACTCTCAAGCTTGATGATATCATAACCTCTTTGAAAGATGTccagaaaaaacaaaatgataCTGATACATTTTTGATGGACAAAAGTGTAGTTCAGCATCAGGGGAAAACTAAAATAGACTTTCTCAAGAAGTATAAATTGAAGCTACCGATAGAGGATATGGAAACTTTCAAAATCTTTGATGCGTCTCTGACAGTAGGAGATCAATTTTTGAAAGCTGATGTT tataTAGAATTAACATCGCTAGTAGATGAACTTGGTTGTATAACCAAGAGCTTCAGCGCAATGATGAAAAGGTTCATTGCGAAGGATGTAGCAGTGCAATTTACAGCAGCTAGAAAGGCACGTGATCCAACTAAAGAACAAGGGGCTGGAAAATTCAAAGACACTGCACTCTTTCAATGCATGAGTG TTGTAATGGTTAGTGcatcaaaaaaaagaaatgtgcTGGTATCGAATAAAGACTTAATCAGAGGCTTAAGTTCCATAGTTTGCGGTGCTAAAAAATGGGaataa
- the LOC100678671 gene encoding uncharacterized protein LOC100678671 isoform X2 has product MSDNRYSDSDSSSGDDELKEFVLVEFIHRGRKKKCESADIVPSKWLEFDNTRKRCLTKFLESPYGPEDIEMLHTLVKEKADAPENWPVYPVEVRGRASTYERAVEKIGTLEKGGNAFTTDDESASEIKSKMHNAVRQKQLKAQAKLLTEKFLPGNKVTNNYSQKNDKESTSESSCGIQRRVDFAVPSTSGIPSRSTNAHETQQPKEATVSINGLHTDNGLRPAQEPVNNLDAVELELNNDDNNENQELHEPIDNLVRQLNIPIVQLGNYENFETLVLTKLNQITLKLDDIITSLKDVQKKQNDTDTFLMDKSVVQHQGKTKIDFLKKYKLKLPIEDMETFKIFDASLTVGDQFLKADVYIELTSLVDELGCITKSFSAMMKRFIAKDVAVQFTAARKARDPTKEQGAGKFKDTALFQCMSVVMVSASKKRNVLVSNKDLIRGLSSIVCGAKKWE; this is encoded by the exons ATGTCTGATAACAGATACAGTGACTCTGACAGCAGCAGTGGAGATGATGAATTGAAAGAGTTTGTCCTGGTGGAGTTCATACACCgtggaagaaaaaagaagtgtGAATCTGCAGATATTGTGCCTTCAAAATGGTTGGAATTTGATAACACACGCAAGCGATGCCTTACCAAGTTTCTAGAATCTCCATATGGACCTGAAGATATTGAGATGCTACACACTTTAGTTAAAGAAAAAGCAGATGCACCAGAAAATTGGCCAGTTTATCCAGTCGAAGTAAGGGGACGAGCAA GTACTTATGAAAGAGCAGTGGAAAAAATTGGAACGTTGGAAAAAGGAGGAAATGCCTTTACAACCGATGATGAAAGTGCCTCAGAAATCAAGTCCAAGATGCATAACGCTGTTCGCCAAAAGCAATTAAAAGCACAAGCAAAGCTTTTAACAGAGAAGTTTTTACCAGGAAATAAAGTGacgaataattattctcaaaaaaatgataaagagTCAACCTCGGAGTCAAGTTGTGGTATTCAGAGACGAGTCGACTTTGCAG TACCAAGTACATCAGGAATACCAAGTAGATCTACAAATGCTCATGAAACCCAGCAACCTAAAGAAGCTACGGTATCTATTAATGGACTACACACTGATAATGGACTACGCCCAGCCCAAGAACCAGTTAACAATTTGGATGCTGTCGAACTTGAGCTCAACAACGATGACAACAATGAAAATCAAGAGTTGCATGAACCTATTGATAACTTGGTACGACAACTGAATATTCCAATAGTTCAATTGGGAAATTATGAAA atTTTGAGACATTAGTGTTGACTAAACTTAATCAGATCACTCTCAAGCTTGATGATATCATAACCTCTTTGAAAGATGTccagaaaaaacaaaatgataCTGATACATTTTTGATGGACAAAAGTGTAGTTCAGCATCAGGGGAAAACTAAAATAGACTTTCTCAAGAAGTATAAATTGAAGCTACCGATAGAGGATATGGAAACTTTCAAAATCTTTGATGCGTCTCTGACAGTAGGAGATCAATTTTTGAAAGCTGATGTT tataTAGAATTAACATCGCTAGTAGATGAACTTGGTTGTATAACCAAGAGCTTCAGCGCAATGATGAAAAGGTTCATTGCGAAGGATGTAGCAGTGCAATTTACAGCAGCTAGAAAGGCACGTGATCCAACTAAAGAACAAGGGGCTGGAAAATTCAAAGACACTGCACTCTTTCAATGCATGAGTG TTGTAATGGTTAGTGcatcaaaaaaaagaaatgtgcTGGTATCGAATAAAGACTTAATCAGAGGCTTAAGTTCCATAGTTTGCGGTGCTAAAAAATGGGaataa